In Arachis hypogaea cultivar Tifrunner chromosome 17, arahy.Tifrunner.gnm2.J5K5, whole genome shotgun sequence, a single window of DNA contains:
- the LOC112766953 gene encoding uncharacterized protein yields MLLKDLMEEKRLNLSQPLLSVRRYSSTKSSKRSKRDSNSSTRLPSPPSYKSDLKSGPVRTAGAVPFVWEKAPGKPKEQSNSHKHGLITPNPPPGKVSKVNRKQCFDAVSTCGSNNVSDSVRISDKEEVKEKEKVAGSDSDDENFVDALETLSRTESFFMSTTSVFDDQEVLEQSRSLSSLSSNRDFIIDRFLPAAKALTSGTQPYASSFRKTIVGQEQQRKEVKKVLRPEISLPLSQHRPKALPCYGEDKTGDCNGAENFTATGCGLFPKLCLLSPIGGSRNEDKTQSSAVHGMQAKSVASHCVMHKRRPEK; encoded by the coding sequence ATGTTACTCAAAGATCTAATGGAAGAAAAACGGTTAAACCTTAGCCAGCCACTTCTATCGGTGCGGCGATACTCATCGACAAAGTCCTCCAAAAGGAGCAAGAGAGATAGCAATTCATCAACAAGATTACCCTCTCCACCTTCATACAAATCAGATTTAAAGTCAGGTCCAGTTAGAACTGCAGGTGCTGTTCCATTTGTGTGGGAAAAAGCTCCTGGAAAACCAAAAGAACAGAGCAATTCACATAAGCATGGTCTAATCACTCCAAATCCTCCACCAGGGAAGGTTTCAAAGGTAAATAGGAAGCAATGTTTTGATGCAGTTTCGACTTGTGGAAGCAATAATGTTTCTGATTCTGTAAGGATTTCAGACAAAGAGGAAGTTAAGGAAAAGGAAAAGGTAGCAGGTTCTGATTCAGATGATGAGAATTTTGTAGATGCTCTTGAGACACTTTCAAGGACTGAATCATTCTTCATGAGCACTACTAGTGTTTTTGATGATCAAGAGGTCCTGGAACAATCTAGAAGCTTATCATCATTGTCCAGCAATCGCGATTTCATAATCGACAGGTTCTTGCCGGCAGCAAAGGCCTTGACATCCGGAACACAGCCATATGCATCATCCTTCAGGAAGACAATTGTAGGACAAGAACAACAACGAAAAGAGGTTAAGAAAGTTTTGAGACCAGAAATTTCCCTGCCTCTTAGTCAGCATAGGCCTAAAGCTCTGCCTTGTTATGGCGAAGATAAAACCGGAGACTGCAATGGAGCCGAAAACTTCACGGCCACTGGTTGTGGATTGTTTCCTAAGCTATGTCTTCTTAGTCCAATTGGAGGATCAAGAAATGAGGATAAGACTCAAAGTTCTGCAGTTCATGGAATGCAAGCAAAATCAGTTGCTTCCCATTGTGTCATGCACAAGAGAAGACCAGAGAAATGA